The region ACCCTAGTGGCAATGAAATGatattcatttaattcatttaaggGTAAGAATACAagatattgaatttattttttatatctttaatattCATGGGTGCATTTAGTTTTGAACTTTGCTTATATAGCTGAGTGATGCCCTTGGTGGATACTCAAGTAATAGtatttgttttcaattaaaaatttaaagaaaaaattagggaaatattaaaaagaaatctataaaacTGTAGAGAAATATGCCAGactttgcattaatttttttgaGTTTAAAGTCATGCAGGTGAAAGCAAGTTGGAGCAGTACAGCAAATTTGAGTTCTGAATTAAACCCCAAAGTAGTTTGAAATATGTGGCCTGGTATTTGATATTAAAAGGTAACAATGCTTTTATATACCAAAATGTGTGTATTTTGTACACAAAAATCAAAATTGCTGCAGTGAGTAAAACAAAAGAAGTAGCTATCAAACATTCTGGATGATGCAGTGAtacagtgcatgctaagttgcttcagtcctttcTGCCTCTTTATAAACAACCCTATGGttagagccctccaggctcctctgtccatgggattctccaagcaagaacactggagtggggtgccatgccctcctccaggggatttcccagacccagggatagaacccatgtctcttatgtctgctgcatgTAGTTTAGTATTTTTAGAGATCACAGAAATCCAGACAGAAGTGTTCAGATTGCAggtaatttgtatggaaatgatTTTGAATATAGGTAAGCATTTGAGCATGATTTTAAACTAATATTGAAACAAAATTGGTCCTGAAGAATGGCTGTAGGAAGGCTAAATAAAGATAGCTGCtgagtagatgaatggataaggaagctgtggtacatatacaccatggaatattactcagccattaaaaagaattcgtttgaatcagtcctaatgagatggatgaaactggagcccattatacagagtgaagtaagccagaaagataaagaacattacagcatactaacacatatatatggaatttagaaagatggtaacgataaccctatatgcaaaacagaaaaagagacacagaaatacagaacagatttttgaactctgtgggagaaggtgagggtgggatgttttaaaagaacaacatctatactatctatggtgaaacagatcactagcccaggagggatgcatgagacaagtgctcgggcctggtgcactgggaagacccagaggaatcgggtggagagggaggtggcaggggggatcgggatggggaatacatgtaaatctatggctgattcatatcaatgtatgacaaaacccactgtaatgttgtgaagtaattagcctccaactaataaaaaaaaaaaaaaaaaatagctgctgAGTAGATGGGTGGTAGCTAGCAATAAAGATGGGAATGTATTTTGAAGAATATGTTCATTTTGCCCTAATTACATTTTTCACAGCCTTAACCTTGAATGGAAAGGAAATCATAGAGATACAGAAAAGGACagggaaaaatggacaaaacaaaGCTTATGCCTTGATGGCTTGAGACATTAATGGAAATGTGCAGCTAAGAaggaaatattagaaaagaattaaGTAAGAAAAGGAGTTCCTCCGTGTATGCATTTTTTCTACTTCTTAGTTACTATTTGCACCATTTTAGACTTTGTAAAATTATAGATGGTGCTACATTGTAGAATGTTTTGAGGTCATATATTTCGAATTCAAAGTAAACATGAAAATCAGCAttagaaatacaagagaagaaactaAATTTGGTGAGGGACATTCATTACATGTGAAATTAAAGTcttaaatgttttagaaaataattaaagttggacttccctgatagctcagctggtaaagaatctgcctgcaatgcatgggaccctggttcaattcctgggtcgggaagatctgctagagaggggataggctacccactccagtatttctggtcttcccttgtgactcagttggtaaagaatctgcctgtaatgtgggagacctgggttcaatccctgggttgggaagatcccctggagaagggaatggctacccactttggtattctaaACTAAATTTGGTGGGGAGCAATTATTACATGTGAAATTAAAGtcttaaacattttagaaaataattcactagtttaacttatattttatacataattgtGTAGTAAAAACAAATTCTTATAATAGAATTATATTCTATAGGTAAGGTTTCAGAGAGTTTAACTTGTCAGAGACATATTAATAAGTGGCTGAGGTTAAATTTGAAGGCAAGTTGACTTGATTAAAGAGTCTAGATTGTTAAAAGACATCATTCATATTCTCTAGGAGATACGATATGTGACATTTTACCAAGGTTTGGCCAGTTGGCAAGATCATTAAGGGAATGTAAACCTGAGGCTTCTCTGATAAGGTGGGTGCTGAATCTCTCAGTTGTGtgacttgccaggctcctccgtctttCAGATttccagcaaggatactggactgggttgccagttctttcccctggggatctgcctgacccagggattgaactcatgtctcttgcatctcctgcactatcgggaggattctttaccactgcattacctgggaagccctctctgatcAGAGAGCACTaaggaaaagtgagagaaaaacagaagacatCCTGAGCAGTTAGAACGGCCTGAACAAACATAAGAATTTGAAGTGTAATCAACAATTTCAATTAAATGAAGCTAAAGAAAGGAATTATccacgtggagaaaagggagacatAGCTGAGGAGGCTGAGAAAATCCAAACAAGGACATTTTCTGAGTCACCTTGACACTCAGTTCTTCCCAGTCCATCCTCTCCTTGCCCCTCCATCAGCAGCTGCCTTGCACTCTCCACACCTGTAGACATGCAGTGTACCATTTGGGCTCCAACTGTGTCTTATTCgccttcctgggaaatcccagactTCACCACTGCAGACCAGTCCCCTGTCCAGGCTGGGAAAAAAATGCCCTCTATTTCTGTCCTGTCTGGCTGCTTAGGGTGAACTCTGATTTTCTCTGGCAGGGGCCATAGTGAAGGATGAGAGAAATCAGAGTGCTGGAATCACCTTCGTCCTCTCGGGCTTCTCAGAATACCCACAGCTCCAGATGCCCCTCTTCTTGGTCTTCTTCGCCGTCTATACAGTCTCTGTGGTGGGGAACCTGGGTATGATTGTGATCATCAGAATCAATCCCAAActtcacacccccatgtacttctttctcagccatctctcctttcttgatttttgtTACTCTTCTATAACCACACCCAAATTATTAGAGATCTTGGTTGTGGACGTAAGGACCATCTCCTACGTGGGTTGCATGATGCAATTCTTCCTTGGTTGCACACTTGTGATTACGGAAATGTCCATGCTAgcagtgatggcctatgaccggttTGTGGCTGTTTGTAACCCCCTGCTCTACACAGTTGCTATGTCTCCTAAGCTCTGCAGCCTCCTGGTTGCTGGAACCTACACGTGGGGTGGAATGTGTTCCTTGACAATCACATGTTCTCTTTTGGAGCTGTCCTTCTGCGGTTCTAATGTCATACATCACTTTGGCTGTGAGTATTCTGCTATCGTCTCTGCCTCCTGCTCTGACTCTCACGTCAGTCTGATGACATGTTTTATCATTTCTACTCTCAATGAGGTGTGTAGCCTCCTGATTATCCTCGCCTCCTATGTTTTCATAATTGTCACAATCATCAGGATGCCTTCAGCCGGTGGACTCCGaaaagccttctccacctgtgccTCCCACCTGACCGCCATCACCATTTTCCACGGGGTCATCCTTCTTCTCTACTGTGTACCCAACTCCAGAAGCTCACAGCTCTTCATCAAAGTAGCCACTGTGCTTTTCACAGTAGTGGTCCCCATGCTAAATCCCCTTATCTACAGCCTTAGAAATAATGATGTGAAGGAGACCATCAGAAAATTAGTCAACACCAAAAAGTTTTCTCACCCAATGTAATTTTGAGTGAGAAGAGAGATAGAGGAAAGCGCTTTCTTAAATGCGCTTTATACAGTGTGTTGGTGGttattacatttttcttcaaatgtGTGCTTATTCACTGattagtgtcctactctttgcgaccccttctctgtccatggggaatctccaggcaagaatactggagtgggttgccatgcccttctccaggggatcttcccaagccagggatggaactcatgtctcccgAAGTGCATGTTGATTCTTTAGTGACTGAGACACAATGGGATACAATCTCTTGGgaaaactatatatacatatacatatacatatatatcatatatatatatatatatcatatgaaTATAACGTGATTTTTAAACTgcactgtgattttaaaatatcaccttcagtttaaaagaaaaaaaagaaataaaattatgtttatgtcTCACTTTCAGAGTGTTATAAGCAAAATAATGATCATCTAATgttgtccatgggcttcccttgtggctcagatggtaaagaatctgcctgcaatatgggaacctgggttctttccctgggtatggaagatcccctagaggagggcatgacaacccaacctagtatccttgcctggaaaatccccagggacagaggagcttggtgggctacagtccatggggttgtatgGTACCCTTGTagcttacctattttatacagagtattTTGTATACTTTATATTCCTAAATTGCCCCACCTGCTTTCCTCTAtaaagtctgcaaataacaatTGTTGGTAAGAATTAGAGTAAAGGGAAAGCTTGGGCATTGTGGGTGAGAATGTAGATTGGTATAGCCAAtgctggaaaacagtatggggttttgcacacacacacacacacacacacacacacacacacacacacacaagctaaaaatagaactaccacgtGAGCCAGCGACTTCACTCCTGGATGTTTCACCTTTTTTGTCTTTAATGGAAATGCTGCGTAAACACTCTTACACAACTGTGTGCCGCATTGCACGTGAGCGCGCACTGTGTGAGGTGTGCCCTATCTCTGAATGTTCTGGATCAAAGGGAGCTTGTTTCTGATCTTTTGCTAGATACCatcaaataattttccaaaatagAGGGATTAGTTTAAATTCCAACTTTATTGCATGTGGGTTCTAATTATTGTCCATTCTTGCCCATGTTTAATATTGTCATTGcagacattttaatattttcaggtTGGTGGGTGAGTAGGGGTACTTCATTTTGGTTATGAATTCAATTCCACTTTATTAATGTGCTTGAATTCCTATAATTTAGTCATTAGTCATTTGACTTGTCTTACTTCTTTGTGAAGGGcctattcagggttttttttaacctatttttcTATTAGGTTGTTAATAGTTTACtatgaaatatgtatttcattATGCATTCTAAATAAAGGTCCTTTGATATATGTATcatgaatattttctcctagatTGTGGCTTGTCTATTCACTCGGTTGGTGATGTATTTAGGGGCACACATTTCCTTATGTTTAATGAATTAATGTTTATCAAACTGTTTCTTTACACAGTGAAGGCTTTTAATGTCTTATTTAAGATCCACTTCTTACCtccaaaataataaacatattctCATATTTTATATGCTAAATTATCACAAATTTCATACAGAATTATACTTTATATTCTACTTCCTCTGTTTTCAATTCagggttttattttctctttttacattgatttttgaatttatttcaaaCTGAAAGTAAATTTTGATGGGGCATGATTATAagctaattttatattttgacttaTTGGTGTATATTTACCCCAGAAatacttattgaaaaattcactcattttaacACTGCTCTGTGGTGCCAGAATATTCATAAAGTAAACATCAGTATATCCATAGTTCGTTTCTAGACTTTCTGTATGCTTCTAGGATTTTATAACCAGAACTACCCTTAACTAGTAGGCTTTGGCATCAAGTTGAGCAACTCCTAAAAAGTTAACTCTTTATCTTGCAGAGTGTTTAAGATATTCTTTATCTTTaccttttaaaacaaactttagaTTTATTCTTGTTTAGATTTAGTGTAGAAAAACAGGAGAATTGTAGATCTATTTGCAGAGAATGATGTTTTCATCCTCAAGTCTTCCAAATCATAAGCAATCTACATTGTTATGTTTATTTAGATCTACTTCATGTTTTACAATATAagatatatcatatttttataaagttcttacatatatttttaaattaatctggatgtatgattatttttcatatgattttaaatgtcatttgtaaaatgtttatTACTTTTCAATTAGGATTCAATGCATTTTGGCAACTCTAACAATATctcttaataattttataatttatttgtagattattttggattttcAACATGCATATCATACAATCTCTAATTAAACATTTTCTGGATATGTTGTTTCCAatgttattccttttatttttttcttgtgtttggtTAACTAACTGAAAACATTAGTACAATTTTGAATAAACAGTAAAAGTGGGTATCTTTGACTTCCTCATCTAACAAGTATCAATACTTAACATTTCATGCTTAAAGTATAAAGTAAAGTTAtcttatgtatttttttgtatgtgtttgcttgttatattttgttttttagtgaGTGAATGTTGAATTTATCAAgctaattttctcattttaactcctttaatattttgatatggtaacttatatttaaaaaatttttctaatgtcaaaatatttgcttttttcctgagaaaattattataagcattatatatttacatttttattagttgattgGTTTAATGTgtcaatattttatgtataatttaaaattctatgaTCATTGGTAAGATtgttctgtaattttcttttattgtcctTTACTTGTTAGTTTTTgccattaaaattatatttttctcttaaaacaaaaatagtaagAGAGTCTTCTTATTCAATTAAGTGAATATtatgtagaaatgaaaaaaagagtgtGATAGAAGaaacacatataaaaaataactataaGTTAaatgctattcagttcagttcagtcgctcagtcttatccagctctttgtgaccccatggactgcagcacaacaggcctccctgtccatcaccaactcccagagttcactcaaactcatgtccattgatcggtgctgccatctaaccatctcatcctctgtcatccccttctcctcctccttcaatctttcccagcatcagggtcttttcaaatgagtcagctcttcccataaggtggccaaagtattggagtttcagcttcaacatcagtccttccaatgaacagccaggactgatctccttcaggatggactggttggatctccttgcagtccaagggactctcagagagtcttctccaacaccacagttcaaaagcatcaattcttcagtgctcagctttctttacagtccagctctcacatccatacatgactactggaaaaaccatagctttgactaaaccgacctttgttgacaatgtctctgcttttgaatacactgtttaggttggtcataacttttcttccaaggatagggtcttttagtttcatggctgcagtcaccatctgtagtgacttTGGAGACacccccctcccaaaaaaaaagtctgccactgtttccgctgtttcccaatctatttgccatgaaatgatgggactggatgccatgatcttagttttctgagtgttgagctttaagccaactttttcactctcctcttttactttcatcaagaggctctttagttcttcttcactttctgccctaagggtggtgtcatctgcacatctgaggctattgattttcccggcaatcttcattccagcttgtgtttcatccaacccagcttttctcatgatgtactctgcatataagttaaataagcaaggtgacaatatacagccttgacgtgctccttttcctatttggaaccagtctgttggtctatgtccacttctaactgttgcttcctgacctgcatacagatttctcaaggggcaggtcaggtggtctggtattcccatctctctcagaattttacacagttttttgtgatccacacagtcaaaggctttggcatagtcaataaagcagaaagagatgcttttctgaaactctcttacttttttgatgatccaggggatgttggcaatttgatctctggttcctctgtcttttctaaaatcagcttgaacatttgaagtccacagttcatgtattgttgaagcctggcttggagaattttgagcattactttgctagcgtgtgagatgagtgcaagtgtccagtagtttgagcattctttggcattgcctttctttggggttggaatgaaaactgaccttttccagtcctgtggccactgctgagttttccaagttacctggcatgttgagtgcagcactttctcagcatcatcttttaggacttgaaatagttcaacaggaatcccatcaccttcactagctttgtttgtagtgatgcttcctaaggcccacttgactttgcattccaggatgtctggctctaggtgagtgatcacaccatcatgattatctgggttgtgaagatctttttgtacagttcttctgtgtattcttgccaccgcttaatagcttctgcttctgttaggtccataccatttctgtcctttattgagcccatctttggatgaaatgttcccttggtatctctaattttcttgacgagatctctagtctttcccatactattgttttcctctattttctttgcactgatcattgaggaaggctttctccttgctattctttggaactctgccttcaaatgggtatgtctttccttttctcctttgctttatcttcttttcacagctctttttaaggcctcctcagagagccattttgccttttcacatatttttttctcggggatggtcttgatcgctctctcctgtacaatgtatgAACCTCCAtcaatagttcatcaggcactctgtctatcagatctagtcccttaaatctatttcccacttctactgtataatcataagggatttgatttaggctatacgtgaacggtctagtggttttccctacttttctcaatttaagtctgaatttggcaataaggagttcatgatctgagccacagtcagctcccggtcttgtttttgctaactgtatagagcttctgcatctttggatgcaaagaatataatcagtctgatttcggtgttgaccatctgggaATGttgatgtgtagagtcttctcttgtgttgtgggaagaaggtgtttgctatgaccaggcgTTCTCTGGGCAGagttctgttagcctttgccctgcttcattccgcaCTCCAAGGCCAGTTACTGCACTCCAAGCAGTCACTCCAGTAATGGCTATTACTGCTGCgcttagtcgcccagttgtgtctgactctttgtgaccccagagactgtagcccaccaggatcctttgtccatggtattctcaggcaagaacactgcagtgggttgcaaagccgtcctccatgggatcttcctagcccagggattggacccagttCTTCCAccttgcaggcaagttctttactgtctgagccaccacggaaccTATTAGTGGAGGAGGCCCTCAAGCAACTGtgatttttattatctatttatgtGAAGAAAATAGTGTTTGAACCCTGACTTCACATACCAATTTTCTGGCCCAGGAAATTAGGTTTGTTGTGTCTTGTTTACTTCTTTGTGAAATGTGTATATTGAGTTAGCCAGAAAGTTTGttctggtttttctgtaacatgttatggaaaaactggaatgaacttttttggccagCCCTACATTATTAGGAAATTGTAAGTTTGCAGTCACTAAATTAGTTGCTATTTAGTtgataataagttaaaaaaatattgcttacTACTCCCAAAAACTACCCCTCAACCAGGATCCAACACACTGACAGTcacagaaactaaaaataaagtctggcaaaTGTTGTAGCAAAATAATGCAAAGTGGTGATACTGACAGCTACATATTACATTTACACTTTTTCAGTTCAGAATTGATAGTATGTTGGCATAAAGCAGAGCTGGTTGTAGTATTGAAGATACAATAAAATGGGACTACTAATGTGAatgatggcattttaaaaatagattatataatttttaatttaaaaaataagttgcaAAGATATTTCAGAGTTTTCATCACACCTCACTGTACATTGTTAGTAGGAATTCAAAATGTtgtagctgctatggaaaacagtatagaggttctcTATTAAGTTGAAAATTAAATTGTAAATGATCCAGAAATCCTTCTTATGGGTATTATCCTAAAAATTTGAGGTcaagctttcaaaaatattttagcattcCCACACTCACTGTAGaaccattcacaatagccagggtgtggaaacaactgaaatgtctATGGACAGATAGTTGGATAAAAGAATGTGGTGCATATGTAAACAGAGGAATACAATCTGAcctttaaaaagatggaaattgtGTAATATGTGActacatggatgaaacttgaagacattatgctaaatgaaaatgtcagccatagaaagacaaatactgaaggattccacttatatgataTATCAGAATCAAGGAGTGGAATAATAGTTATCAGAGGCTAGTGGAGAGGGAAGCAGGAATTTATGAATCAATGGTCAAGAAGTTTCAATTTAGCAAGACACACACAGTGTACTGTACAAAATTATATGTGTAGTCAACAGTActgtattgtacacttaaaaatatcttaagagggtagatctcatatTGTGCTcttacacaataaaataaaatttaagaaagaattaaTAGTATATTATGatgactaaaatttaaatttttttagattccatctggtttgttttttcccactaatacactcttttctttctgagatgTAATCCGGGGTACCATATTGGATTAGTTTTCACATCTCCTCAGTATCCTCTGGTCTGAAACAGTGTTTCactcctttcttgttttttcttgacTTTGACAATTCTAAGGAATATTGGTGAGGTATTCTGAAGAATGTTTCCGGATATGGGTTTACCTAATGATTCTCTCACGTTAAACTGGTATTGTAGATTTTCAGTATGGTTTTATCACAGAGGTGACGCTTTTCTCACGACATCACATCAGGGTGAATGATATCCACATTACGTCACTGGAGAAGACCACCTTTATCTTTTGCTTAAGGCAGAGCTGGTCAAGTTTCTCTACTATAAACTTGAGTGCTGGATTTGACATGCAGTTAATAAcaattatttctatatatttttttcatatttcaaagtCTACATTTCATGCTTATTCGATGAATACCTGTTGTTTCAAaagttcaatataaaaaaaaaagtaattaatggGATAGACGTGGTGGTGTAATTATCTTTAAtgatttagaagaaaacacatcCACTAAAATGACACAAGAGACAGTGTCTCACCTAATTAAATGGTTTGTGGTCCACTGAGCATTACTCCAATTACAATTCTGTGTACTTCATATATTCATGGTCATGGGGGGAAATATAAGACCCAGGGTTTGGCAGAATTTAGACTGTGAATTTAGCTTTTagctttttctttgtattttttaatatttctaatgtCCCTAGAAATAAAACGCCATTTTACTGTCATGCTCATTGAAATATACTACCATTTTGGCAAGCCTAAAGTCTTTTAATATCTTAAAGAATGTTTGAATACTGAGAAGAAATATACCTGAGATTCATTAATCCTAAAAAGAAATTCTCAGTAAATTAATCAAGAACATCTGGTTTCAGGTCAGTTCATGTTTCTTTCTGTATCTTTCAAATTAAGTGGAAAAGATGAAGCTACAGCTCATATAGACTACTCCACAAACTATAGGTGATCCCTTTCTATGatcagaaacattttaatttgCACTAATATGGCATGAAGTGGTTTTGACAATTAAGATTTGTATTACTGAAACTGGCAGCAATGAGCAATAGGGAAattgcaaaaatacacagaattctGTAATTCTATAAGCCCAGTTCCAATTTGAGTACAAACCTATCATTAATCCACTGATTTTCTCCAAAATCATTTGAAATTGCTAAGGTTGAACACTAAATCAAGTTTTCAGTCTGTTTCGTTATTGCTGTGAGTATTGCATCAGTAAACTGAAACAGTGGTTCCAGTCTTCCTAATATACTGGGGGGTTgctaatattttcaaatgttgaaggAAAGCCATTTATTAAAATAGTCTGAATAATAACGGATATTTACAGTGTATCTGCCAAGTCCCTCTTGCTATTGGAAAAAATATTCTGATGACATATTATTTATGTCTAGGGTTGTTTGTAGTGGATATCAAGTAGGCCTTCATGGAGCTGAGTCTGTAGCCTGACACTTGATCTGGACAAAACTAAGATGAAACAGACCATCCATCTAATTTTACTGAAGTTTTATGTTTGTATCTTGGGGCCATTCATTTTAAGGCATTGCAGCTCTTGCTTCCCCATCTTCTCCAAGTTTGCCTCATAACAGAGGTTTACTCATTGGTAGAGAAAATTTGTAC is a window of Cervus canadensis isolate Bull #8, Minnesota chromosome 11, ASM1932006v1, whole genome shotgun sequence DNA encoding:
- the LOC122449353 gene encoding olfactory receptor 5D18-like, whose product is MASGAIVKDERNQSAGITFVLSGFSEYPQLQMPLFLVFFAVYTVSVVGNLGMIVIIRINPKLHTPMYFFLSHLSFLDFCYSSITTPKLLEILVVDVRTISYVGCMMQFFLGCTLVITEMSMLAVMAYDRFVAVCNPLLYTVAMSPKLCSLLVAGTYTWGGMCSLTITCSLLELSFCGSNVIHHFGCEYSAIVSASCSDSHVSLMTCFIISTLNEVCSLLIILASYVFIIVTIIRMPSAGGLRKAFSTCASHLTAITIFHGVILLLYCVPNSRSSQLFIKVATVLFTVVVPMLNPLIYSLRNNDVKETIRKLVNTKKFSHPM